One Etheostoma cragini isolate CJK2018 chromosome 6, CSU_Ecrag_1.0, whole genome shotgun sequence DNA window includes the following coding sequences:
- the si:ch211-120k19.1 gene encoding mpv17-like protein translates to MNRAWAVFKAHPYISNVLGYTTLFASADLIQQSVLGGKQTAGSTSEDLAGIDWCQTARVATVGFCFHANFNYQWLRGLERMLPGSGVKAVTGKVVLDQLIAAPLTISAFYIGLSLLENNDDPLEEWRQKFWKSYKAGVVFWSTMQAVNFALVPPVARTVFLGGIALTFTIYLCHLRQQSGRKVE, encoded by the exons ATGAACCGGGCCTGGGCTGTGTTCAAGGCTCATCCGTACATCAGTAACGTCCTGGGATACACAACGCTGTTTGCCTCTGCTGACCTCATACAACAGAGTGTGCTGGGTGGTAAACAAACTGCAGGATCCACATCAGAGGATTTGGCTGGCATCGACTGGTGTCAGACGGCTCGGGTGGCGACCGTCGGCTTCTGTTTCCATGCCAACTTCAACTACCAGTGGCTCCGAGGGCTGGAAAGGATGCTGCCAGGAAGCGGAGTGAAGGCAGTGACAGGGAAAGTTGTTTTGGATCAGCTGATCGCGGCTCCTCTTACCATCAGTGCTTTTTATATTG GTTTAAGTTTACTAGAAAACAATGACGACCCGCTTGAAGAATGGAGACAGAAATTCTGGAAATCTTACAAG GCTGGAGTGGTATTTTGGTCAACAATGCAG GCAGTGAACTTTGCCCTGGTGCCCCCTGTGGCACGGACAGTGTTTCTGGGAGGCATCGCTCTGACTTTCACTATCTACCTGTGTCACCTCAGACAGCAGAGTGGCCGCAAAGTCGAATAA